The proteins below come from a single Panicum hallii strain FIL2 chromosome 7, PHallii_v3.1, whole genome shotgun sequence genomic window:
- the LOC112898961 gene encoding exonuclease DPD1, chloroplastic/mitochondrial, whose product MSLVLRFNLLRNNIWSSYPVRFLKQLAGFSYEKLLQPGNYEKRHFTTKLTETASWHKTDSASCIPAISPLWLRQTSEHDQPATILVFDIETTGFLHADHRIIEFALRDLSGGMNCTFETLINPERNVPRYAAEANNITTELVCRPDVPRFSDLLPILLAYVQSRQAPGKPVLWVAHNAKQFDVPFVIQEFERCSAQVPADWLFVDSLCLARKLKKSDGNIGLLNLKALGEHYGVSSEGPSHRAMPDVQALCDILPKITLGLKLTCDGLMSEARKFYDFRKVSRM is encoded by the exons ATGTCACTGGTTCTTCGCTTCAATCTGCTGAGGAACAACATATGGAGCAGCTATCCAGTTAGGTTTCTCAAGCAACTTGCTGGATTTTCATATGAGAAACTGCTTCAGCCTGGAAACTATGAGAAGCGACATTTCACAACAAAGCTTACAGAGACAGCTAGTTGGCACAAAACTGACTCAGCTTCATGTATTCCTGCAATTTCGCCACTGTGGCTTCGACAAACTTCTGAACATGACCAACCTGCAACTATTCTCGTCTTCGATATTGAGACTACTGGTTTTCTCCATGCGGATCATAGAATCATTGAGTTTGCACTCCGCGACCTTTCTGGAGGAATGAATTGCACATTTGAGACTCTCATTAATCCTGAACGGAATGTTCCCAGATATGCTGCAGAAGCCAACAATATTACTACTGAATTGGTCTGCAGGCCTGATGTCCCAAG GTTCAGCGATTTACTTCCAATACTACTAGCATATGTTCAAAGTCGCCAAGCTCCTGGCAAGCCAGTTCTGTGGGTTGCTCACAATGCAAAACAATTCGATGTCCCTTTTGTTATTCAAGAGTTTGAACGTTGTTCAGCCCAAGTTCCTGCAGATTGGCTGTTTGTTGACAGTCTTTGTTTAGCAAGGAAATTGAAGAAATCAGATG GAAATATAGGTCTACTAAACTTGAAGGCACTGGGAGAACACTATGGTGTCAGTTCCGAAGGTCCTTCTCATAGAGCAATGCCAGATGTGCAAGCATTATGCGACATTCTCCCAAAAATCACTTTGGGTTTAAAATTAACATGTGACGGTCTCATGAGCGAGGCCAGAAAATTTTACGATTTCAGGAAGGTTTCACGAATGTAA
- the LOC112901535 gene encoding peroxisomal (S)-2-hydroxy-acid oxidase GLO3 — protein MESITNVTEYEKLAKEKLPKMVYDYYASGAEDQWTLKENREAFSRILFRPRILIDVSHIDMATNILDFNISMPIMIAPSAMQKMAHPEGELATARAAASAGTIMTLSSWSTSSVEEVNSVGPGIRFFQLYVYKDRNIVRQLVKRAEMAGFKAIALTVDTPRLGRREADIKNRFTLPPHLVLKNFEDLDLGTMDKTNDSGLASYVAGQVDRTLSWKDVKWLQTITSLPILVKGVVTAEDTRLAIEYGAAGIIVSNHGARQLDYVPATISCLEEVVREAKGRLPVFLDGGVRRGTDVFKALALGASGVFIGRPVLFSLAVDGEAGVRKVLQMLRDELELTMALSGCTSLREITRAHVITDGDRIGRSRL, from the exons ATGGAGTCGATCACAAATGTCACCGAGTATGAGAAGCTCGCAAAGGAGAAGCTGCCGAAGATGGTGTACGACTACTACGCCTCCGGTGCAGAAGATCAGTGGACTCTCAAGGAGAACAGGGAGGCCTTCTCCAGAATTCT GTTTCGACCACGCATACTGATTGACGTTTCCCACATTGACATGGCCACAAATATCTTGGATTTCAACATTTCCATGCCTATCATGATTGCTCCCTCAGCCATGCAGAAAATGGCTCATCCTGAAG GAGAGCTTGCTACGGCAAGAGCAGCAGCCTCAGCAGGAACAATAATG ACATTGTCCTCATGGTCTACTTCTAGCGTTGAAGAGGTTAACTCAGTTGGGCCAGGGATACGTTTCTTCCAGCTTTAT GTCTATAAGGACAGGAATATAGTGCGGCAACTCGTGAAAAGGGCTGAAATGGCTGGCTTTAAGGCTATTGCACTCACTGTTGACACTCCAAGGCTTGGCCGCAGAGAAGCTGATATTAAAAATAG ATTCACCTTACCTCCACATCTGGTGCTGAAAAACTTTGAAGACCTGGATCTTGGCACGATGGACAAG ACAAATGATTCTGGCCTTGCTTCTTATGTTGCTGGTCAAGTGGACCGCACCCTTTCCTGGAAG GACGTCAAGTGGCTGCAGACAATTACCTCGTTGCCGATCCTAGTGAAAGGAGTCGTGACTGCAGAAGACA CTAGACTTGCAATCGAATATGGCGCTGCTGGGATCATCGTGTCCAATCACGGCGCACGCCAGCTAGATTATGTTCCTGCGACTATCAGCTGCCTGGAAGAG GTCGTCAGGGAAGCAAAGGGCCGGCTGCCGGTGTTCCTCGACGGCGGCGTCCGCCGTGGCACGGACGTGTTCAAGGCCCTGGCGCTGGGAGCTTCAGGAGTATTC ATCGGGCGGCCAGTGCTGTTCTCGCTGGCGGTGGACGGCGAGGCCGGCGTGCGGAAGGTGCTGCAGATGCTGAGGGACGAGCTGGAGCTCACCATGGCGCTCAGCGGCTGCACGTCGCTGAGGGAGATCACCCGCGCCCACGTCATCACCGACGGCGACCGGATCGGCCGCTCGCGGCTGTAG
- the LOC112900120 gene encoding transcription factor GTE7-like isoform X1, which yields MASALLAGRSGAHHHSWGEGRAPLAPIPPNPSPNHHPVPPRGDGSKARTAASPAAGYVTFKPASLGHREARALRDRLAGELGQVRALLSRIDTWQVERQEQGHPPRRELPPAPPAKLRGAMRKRCGQILTKLRKDKRSVWFNAPVEVERLGLHDYHTVIKRPMDLGTVKENLAAGRYASHDAFAADVRLTFSNALRYNPVGHEVHTFAGALLASFEKMYKEAVAWFKEECKRLEPPKPVPAELPPPPIVEAKVKPKTGNGKMRKPKARETNKREMSLDEKNMLRLGLESLPEEKMHNVLQIVRKRNNNPEMLGDEIELDIDEMDIETQWELDRFVTNFNKALKKSQRTAMVNGGIADVTSAAVAEDDTAPVNGVATLVGNDDAESENPMKSTTLAEQVDEYVDIGDEMPTATYQSMEIEKDAEVASRSSGSGSGSSSSSGSGSGSSSSSGSESGSSGDSASGAGNAHSLA from the exons atggcgtccGCCCTCCTCGCCGGCCGGAGCGGGGCGCACCACCACAGCTGGGGGGAGGGGCGCGCCCCGCTGGCGCCCATACCGCCCAACCCTAGCCCCAACCACCACCCCGTCCCCCCGCGCGGCGACGGGTCGAAGGCGCGGACGGCggcctcgccggcggccgggTACGTCACCTTCAAGCCGGCGTCTCTGGGCCACCGCGAGGCCCGCGCGCTACGGGACCgcctcgccggcgagctcggccAGGTCCGCGCCCTCCTCTCCCGCATCGACACATGGCAGGTGGAGCGGCAGGAGCAGGGCCACCCGCCGCGCCGGGAGctccctcccgcgccgccggcgaagCTCCGGGGCGCGATGCGGAAGCGGTGCGGGCAGATCCTCACCAAGCTGCGGAAGGACAAGCGGAGCGTGTGGTTCAACGCGCCCGTGGAGGTCGAGCGCCTCGGGCTCCACGACTACCACACCGTCATCAAGAGACCCATGGACCTCGGCACCGTGAAGgagaacctcgccgccgggaGGTACGCCTCGCACGACGCCTTCGCCGCCGACGTCCGCCTCACCTTCTCCAACGCGCTGCGGTACAACCCGGTCGGGCACGAGGTTCACACGTTCGCTGGCGCCCTCCTCGCGTCCTTCGAGAAGATGTACAAAGAGGCAGTCGCTTGGTTCAAGGAAGAGTGCAAGCGCCTTGAGCCGCCAAAGCCAGTGCCAGCCGAATTGCCACCTCCCCCGATAGTTGAGGCGAAGGTGAAGCCGAAGACAGGGAACGGGAAGATGCGGAAGCCGAAGGCGAGGGAGACTAACAAGAGGGAGATGAGCCTGGATGAGAAGAACATGTTGAGGCTGGGCCTTGAGAGCTTGCCTGAAGAGAAGATGCATAATGTGCTGCAGATTGTGAGGAAGAGGAACAACAACCCGGAGATGCTTGGGGATGAGATCGAGCTGGATATTGATGAGATGGACATTGAGACACAGTGGGAGCTTGATCGATTTGTCACCAACTTCAACAAGGCCCTCAAGAAGAGTCAGCGAACTGCAATGGTGAATGGAGGCATTGCTGATGTCACAAGTGCTGCCGTGGCTGAGGATGACACTGCACCAGTGAACGGTGTGGCTACATTGGTTGGCAATGATGATGCG GAGAGCGAGAACCCTATGAAGAGCACTACGTTGGCTGAACAAGTTGATGAGTATGTAGATATTGGGGATGAGATGCCAACAGCCACTTACCAGTCAATGGAGATCGAGAAGGATGCTGAAGTTGCAAGTCGCTCCAGTGGTTCTGGCAGTGGCTCCTCATCGTCCAGTGGTTCTGGTAGTGGCTCCTCATCGTCCAGTG GTTCGGAGTCTGGGAGCTCAGGGGACAGTGCCTCAGGAGCTGGGAATGCTCACTCTTTGGCTTAG
- the LOC112900120 gene encoding transcription factor GTE7-like isoform X2, producing MASALLAGRSGAHHHSWGEGRAPLAPIPPNPSPNHHPVPPRGDGSKARTAASPAAGYVTFKPASLGHREARALRDRLAGELGQVRALLSRIDTWQVERQEQGHPPRRELPPAPPAKLRGAMRKRCGQILTKLRKDKRSVWFNAPVEVERLGLHDYHTVIKRPMDLGTVKENLAAGRYASHDAFAADVRLTFSNALRYNPVGHEVHTFAGALLASFEKMYKEAVAWFKEECKRLEPPKPVPAELPPPPIVEAKVKPKTGNGKMRKPKARETNKREMSLDEKNMLRLGLESLPEEKMHNVLQIVRKRNNNPEMLGDEIELDIDEMDIETQWELDRFVTNFNKALKKSQRTAMVNGGIADVTSAAVAEDDTAPVNGVATLVGNDDAESENPMKSTTLAEQVDEYVDIGDEMPTATYQSMEIEKDAEVASRSSGSGSGSSSSSGSESGSSGDSASGAGNAHSLA from the exons atggcgtccGCCCTCCTCGCCGGCCGGAGCGGGGCGCACCACCACAGCTGGGGGGAGGGGCGCGCCCCGCTGGCGCCCATACCGCCCAACCCTAGCCCCAACCACCACCCCGTCCCCCCGCGCGGCGACGGGTCGAAGGCGCGGACGGCggcctcgccggcggccgggTACGTCACCTTCAAGCCGGCGTCTCTGGGCCACCGCGAGGCCCGCGCGCTACGGGACCgcctcgccggcgagctcggccAGGTCCGCGCCCTCCTCTCCCGCATCGACACATGGCAGGTGGAGCGGCAGGAGCAGGGCCACCCGCCGCGCCGGGAGctccctcccgcgccgccggcgaagCTCCGGGGCGCGATGCGGAAGCGGTGCGGGCAGATCCTCACCAAGCTGCGGAAGGACAAGCGGAGCGTGTGGTTCAACGCGCCCGTGGAGGTCGAGCGCCTCGGGCTCCACGACTACCACACCGTCATCAAGAGACCCATGGACCTCGGCACCGTGAAGgagaacctcgccgccgggaGGTACGCCTCGCACGACGCCTTCGCCGCCGACGTCCGCCTCACCTTCTCCAACGCGCTGCGGTACAACCCGGTCGGGCACGAGGTTCACACGTTCGCTGGCGCCCTCCTCGCGTCCTTCGAGAAGATGTACAAAGAGGCAGTCGCTTGGTTCAAGGAAGAGTGCAAGCGCCTTGAGCCGCCAAAGCCAGTGCCAGCCGAATTGCCACCTCCCCCGATAGTTGAGGCGAAGGTGAAGCCGAAGACAGGGAACGGGAAGATGCGGAAGCCGAAGGCGAGGGAGACTAACAAGAGGGAGATGAGCCTGGATGAGAAGAACATGTTGAGGCTGGGCCTTGAGAGCTTGCCTGAAGAGAAGATGCATAATGTGCTGCAGATTGTGAGGAAGAGGAACAACAACCCGGAGATGCTTGGGGATGAGATCGAGCTGGATATTGATGAGATGGACATTGAGACACAGTGGGAGCTTGATCGATTTGTCACCAACTTCAACAAGGCCCTCAAGAAGAGTCAGCGAACTGCAATGGTGAATGGAGGCATTGCTGATGTCACAAGTGCTGCCGTGGCTGAGGATGACACTGCACCAGTGAACGGTGTGGCTACATTGGTTGGCAATGATGATGCG GAGAGCGAGAACCCTATGAAGAGCACTACGTTGGCTGAACAAGTTGATGAGTATGTAGATATTGGGGATGAGATGCCAACAGCCACTTACCAGTCAATGGAGATCGAGAAGGATGCTGAAGTTGCAAGTCGCTCCAGTGGTTCTGGCAGTGGCTCCTCATCGTCCAGTG GTTCGGAGTCTGGGAGCTCAGGGGACAGTGCCTCAGGAGCTGGGAATGCTCACTCTTTGGCTTAG
- the LOC112899574 gene encoding probable polyamine oxidase 2 encodes MANNSSYGENVRRKSHTPSAIVIGGGFAGLAAADALRNASFQVILLESRDRIGGRVHTDYSFGFPVDLGASWLHGVCEENPLAPIIGRLGLPLYRTSGDDSVLFDHDLESYALYDTNGHQVPQELVEKIGKVFEAILEETGKLREQTNEDMSIAKAIAIVMDRNPHLRQEGIAHEVFQWYLCRMEGWFATDADSISLQGWDQEVLLPGGHGLMVRGYRPVINTLAKGLDIRLNHKVVEIVRHRNRVEVTVSSGKTFVADAAVVAVPLGVLKANTIKFEPRLPQWKEEAVRELSVGIENKIVLHFSQVFWPNVEFLGVVSSSTYGCSYFLNLHKATGYPVLVYMPAGRLARDIEKMSDETAAQFAFSQLKKILPNAAEPINYLVSHWGSDENTLGSYTFDGVNKPRDLYEKLRIPVDNLFFAGEATSVKYTGTVHGAFSTGLMAAEECKMRVLERFRELDMLEMCHPAMGEDSPVSVPLLISRL; translated from the exons ATGGCGAACAACA GTTCATATGGTGAAAATGTTAGGAGAAAGTCCCACACACCATCTGCTATTGTTATTGGTGGTGGATTCGCAGGgcttgctgctgctgatgcGCTCAGGAATGCATCATTCCAG GTTATTCTTCTGGAATCCCGTGATAGGATAGGTGGCAGAGTTCACACTGACTACTCTTTTGGGTTTCCTGTCGATCTGGGAGCATCTTG GCTTCATGGCGTCTGTGAAGAAAATCCCTTAGCACCAATAATTGGAAGGCTTGGACTTCCATTGTATCGCACGAGTGGAGATGATTCTGTTCTGTTTGATCATGATTTGGAGAG TTATGCACTCTATGACACTAACGGGCATCAAGTACCACAAGAGTTAGTAGAAAAGATTGGGAAGGTGTTTGAGGCCATACTGGAAGAG ACTGGCAAATTGAGGGAACAAACCAATGAAGATATGTCTATTGCAAAAGCCATTGCAATTGTTATGGATAGAAATCCACACTTGAG GCAAGAAGGGATTGCTCATGAAGTTTTTCAATGGTATTTGTGCCGTATGGAAGGATGGTTTGCCACTGACGCTGATTCAATCTCACTACAGGGTTGGGACCAG GAGGTGCTGCTTCCAGGTGGCCATGGCCTCATGGTTCGTGGATATCGTCCGGTTATAAATACCCTGGCAAAAGGCTTAGATATACGCCTCAACCACAA GGTTGTTGAAATTGTTCGCCACAGGAACAGGGTTGAGGTTACTGTAAGCAGTGGCAAAACATTTGTTGCAGATGCTGCAGTAGTCGCTGTTCCGTTGGGTGTCCTGAAAGCAAACACTATTAAATTTGAGCCGAGACTGCCACAGTGGAAGGAAGAAGCAGTTAGAGAACTTTCAGTTGGAATTGAGAACAAAATTGTTCTTCACTTCAGCCAGGTTTTCTGGCCTAACGTGGAGTTCCTTGGGGTCGTTTCCTCCAGCACGTACGGATGTAGCTATTTCCTTAACCTTCACAAGGCAACAGGTTACCCTGTTCTCGTTTATATGCCTGCTGGTCGCCTTGCTCGTGACATTGAAAAGATGTCTGATGAGACAGCAGCCCAATTTGCCTTCTCCCAGTTGAAGAAGATCCTTCCCAATGCAGCTGAGCCG ATAAATTACTTGGTGTCACACTGGGGCTCGGATGAGAACACACTTGGTTCCTACACTTTTGACGGAGTGAATAAGCCCCGTGACCTGTACGAGAAGCTGCGCATCCCTGTGGACAACCTGTTCTTTGCAGGGGAGGCCACAAGTGTCAAGTACACTGGCACAGTGCATGGCGCCTTCTCCACTGGTCTCATGGCAGCTGAGGAGTGCAAGATGCGGGTTCTGGAGCGGTTCAGGGAGCTGGACATGCTGGAGATGTGCCACCCTGCCATGGGCGAGGACAGCCCTGTCTCTGTCCCACTGCTCATCTCTCGGCTCTAA